taaattaaacatgGGGTTTTTCTCCAAGGCACCAACAACcttataatattctttttaagtGGCTTATCTTTTGGAGTTTCTGGGCGTGATTGGACTATTGTGGTTCACTCATATTTAGAATCACCAAAAGCATGGACATAGAATTTTCATGTTGGGTGCTTATTGAATCCTAGTTTTCTGGGCTAACCCCTCCCAAAAACATAGAATCTTTAGGCACATGGAGTCATGagttttactttttcttctttattaaaCTATGATGGTGCTTGCTtacttttgtttactttttgtgATGTTCATGAAATGGTTTTGGCACTTGACTGGTGCTTAGTTTTCTGTGCTGAATGGTGGTGTAAACTGAAGAAGAACTGAAGCTAAGAGAGTTGCTGCATACTTTGAAGTTTTGAAGGAAGGTTGGTTCTCTTTGGCAGCATGGTTATGGGGAGAACACTGTTCATCTTGGTTTTGTGCTTGTGGATTCCCTTGGAAGTGGTGGGAAGGAAAGAACCTTTTTATTCACCTACCACTGTGAATTCCACTGTTTCTTCTAGACCGAAGGTTGTGAAGTTTGGTGCCCTCTTTAATATGGATTCTGTCATTGGAAGATCAGCGTTACCTGCAATTATGGCTGCTGTTAAGGATGTTAATTCTAGCACCAGCATTCTCCCTGGCATTGATCTGCAAGTTATTTTACATGATACCAATTGCAGTGCTTTTCTTGGAACAATGGAAGGTATTTGCCAAAACTTGAAATTTCAGCAGCTATCTCTCTCACCAATTGGTTTTACTTGACTTCGCTTGACAACTTATGTATGCTTGTATGGTCAAGATTGACTCTTCTCACCTCTCGTGCTTTCATGGTTCTTGTAATGTGAGACGAGCTAATCTTACCATTCTATTCTAAGTGGGGTTTGGTAAAGGTTAGTTTTACTTTAATCTTGACCACACATGTATAATTAAATAGTTAAGATTAGCTCTTCTCATCTCACACGGTGTCCCCCCATATCCATTGTTTATTGAAGAACTACTTCTCTTTAAAGTTTGCTTCTAATCATGTCAAGTCACATTtttcttgactatctacaccaAGAAAATCTTTATTGGACCAAAAAACATTatgcttgattaatatttagGACATAACTTTATAGTTCTTTAGGTACTTTTGGTGCTGTTTTCCaatcaaaattagagtttcACCTCGGTCATCTACATATCGAAGGTTTGCATTGAAAGTTAACATTGATTATCGAGGTAAAACTTTCATCAGATTCTAATTGAAAAACAACATCAAAAGTACCTAAGCAACTATATCCAAGTTTTGTCCTAATTAGGTGTAGCAAACAAGCGTTGGTTAATCTTTTTGATCATGTAGCTCTGCAGTTGATGGAGAATGATGTGGTTGCTGTTGTTGGTCCAGTGTCATCTGGAATAGCTCATGTCATATCTCATGTTGTTAATGAACTCCATGTGCCTCTTCTATCGTTTGGGGCAACTGACCCCACTCTATCTGCTCTACAATACCCATATTTTGTCCGCACTACTCAGAACGACTATTTTCAGATGTATGCAATTGCAGACTTTGTTGATTACTACAGATGGAAGAAGGTGATTGCCATCTATGTAGATGATGACAATGGGAGGAATGGAGTTTCTGTATTGGGCGATGCAATGTCAAAGAAACGTGCCAAGATCTCTTACAAGGCTGCTTTCCCTCCTGAAGCCAAAGAAAGTGACATCAGTGACTTGTTAAATGAAGTGAACTTAATGGAATCGCGGGTCTATGTTCTACACGTGAATCCTGATCATGGTTTAGCAATTTTCTCCATTGCCAAGAGGCTAAGAATGATGGACAGTGGCTATGTTTGGATTGCAACAGATTGGCTTCCTTCAGTGCTGGATTCCTTAGATTCACCTGATACTGACACAATGGATCTCTTGCAAGGTGTTGTGGCGTTTCGTCATCACATTCCTGATACTGATCTCAAGAAGAGTTTTCTCTCCAGGTTGAAAAGCCAAAGAGACAATGAGACTGTGAGCTTCAATTCTTATGCACTTTATGCATATGATTCTGTTTGGTTAGCAGCTCGCGCCCTCGATGCTTATCTCAATGAAGGTGGAAATGTATCTTTCTCCAGTGACCCTAAGTTGCGTGACACAAATGGAAGCATGCTGCAGTTAGCATCGCTTCGTACCTTTGATGGTGGTCCACAGTTTCTCAAGACAATTTTGGGAATGAACTTCACTGGTTTGAGTGGTCAAGTTGAGTTTGACATGGACAAGAATTTAGTTCATCCAGcctatgatattttaaatatcgGTGGTAGTGGATCCCGTAGAATTGGTTATTGGTCTAATCACTCCGGTCTATCAGTTATAGCTCCTGAAGTTTTATATGAGAAAAAATCATCTAAGACTTCTTTAAAGAGCAATCAAGAGCTGTACAGTGTGATATGGCCAGGAGAGGCCACAACTACACCAAGGGGATGGGTGTTTCCCAACAATGGACAGCCACTCAGGATAGCAGTGCCGAACCGAGTGAGCTACACGGATTTTGTTTCTAAAAGCAAGAACCCTCCAGGGGTACAAGGCTATTGCATTGATGTCTTTGAAGCAGCCTTAAAATTGTTGAATTATCCTGTCCCGagacaatatatattatttggaaATGGTGAAAGGAATCCTAGCTACAACGAGCTTGTGGAGCAAGTTGCACAGAATGTGAGTTTCTAAATCTTATGTTTGCATTGGCAATGTATGTGTGGTCTAAAAAGGACTTCAAGAAGCAATAATATGGAAAGTTGGTCCTTTCCTTGACATGGTTTTTTAAATTCTGATAGCTTTGTTAATTTGGCCCTTTCTTTGTTCAGAACTTTGATGCAGTTGTTGGAGATGTTACAATTGTTACAAATAGGACAAGGATTGTGGATTTTACTCAACCTTTCATGCCATCAgggcttgttgttgttgttcctgTGGAGGAGAAGAAGTCAAGCCCTTGGTCTTTCCTTGAGCCGTTCACTGCTCAAATGTGGTTGGTCACTggtgctttctttcttttcgtTGGGACTGCTGTGTGGATTCTTGAGCACCGGCACAATCCTGAGTTTCGTGGTTCTCCGAGGAAACAACTTATAACAGTGTTTTGGTGAGTATGTTTTCCCCATTTGAAAGCCTTTTTAATCTGAATCCTTTTGCAGATGATAAAGAGACCAATTTAAGATGGACCTGTTTATTGCAAGGGTGTGCCATTTCTACCCTTgttttatcatatcatatatcatatacAATAGTGGATTGTAATTTGTTTGTCAGAAAtgagttaattttatttctttcattgtgTTAATATATTATTTCGTATCTCCCAATCCTTAACCAATAAGCCTTTATCCGAGTATCCTGCCTCAGCTCCAAATAGGAAGTGTGTAGGCTTACTTTAACATCAAGTTAAATATTTTTGCTGAGATGAATTCCTTTTTTGCAGGTTTAGTTTCTCAACAATGTTTTTCTCACACAGTACGTTTCCTATATATTCATTCACACCCTCTTCAATCCTTACCTGTAACAGTCCTTGTTTTGTATTGTGTGTGATGAAATTCTGACTTATTTGCTGACCTGACACAGGGGAGAACACTGTGAGTGGACTTGGGCGATTGGTGCTAATAATATGGCTCTTTGTGGTGTTGATCATAAATTCAAGCTACACAGCTAGCTTGACATCTATCCTCACTGTGCAGCAACTGTCATCACAAATTGAAGGAATTGACAGCTTGATCTCAAGTACTCAACCAATTGGAATTCAAGACGGGTCATTTGCACGCAAGTATCTGATAGATGACCTTAATATAGCTGAATCTAGGATAGTTACATTGAAAAACATGGAGGATTATATTGATGCCCTTCAGCGTGGTCCTAAAGCTGGAGGGGTTGTGGCAGTTGTTGATGAGCTTCCTTATATTGAGGTCTTGATGTCCAGGACTGACTGTAAGTTCACAACTGTTGGGCAGGAGTTCACTAAAAGTGGATGGGGATTTGTAAGTATCTTTATTTGCATGTCTATGGTAAAGGATTCTATATGTTCATCCATTAAATAAGTTTAGAATATATTGTGGTTTTCTGTTTTGTTAAAATACTAGAGTTGGAAAGTCTCTCTTAAGGGCAAATTACTTCACAAATGGTGATTTGAAAacgtttttgttttaagaaaagAACTAGAATTATAGAATGACTGATtatgttgttcattttttatctcTCTCCTCCCATTTAAATGGGcagaatattatttttgtttggattgatgGCTATTCAGAATATCCTTAAGAATACAAGGTTGCTTTTATGTTATGATGCCTCCCTTGCTGTACAATAAGGAAAATGGTCTATTCTTGCTTGAAAGGACATTAAACTAGAGTACAAGTATATATGAATGGTGGCCTGTTTGATTCTATTGttactttttggttttaataacaATTTTCTTGAATAATTCTACATTATTCAGCAATCAACTTCTCATCCAAAATCttaagttttgaaaattgtttccaAGATAAGTGTTTTAAAatcaaaaaacagaaaaagctGAGAGATGttttctcatctttttcttGTGTTTTCATCTTGTTCAACGTCTCTCAATTCCACACTCTGCTTTGTACCTTACATAATGATTATATGAAGACACtttctatgaaaaataaataaataaaggtagATCTAAGTTTACACATGAATattcttttactatttttttctaaCCATATTATTGGTGTAAAGTATTTATTGAATCTGTCAATGACTAAGTTTTGTTGAGAAACTTAGCTGATCACCTTTAGTGAGGTCTCTTctcttaatcaattttttttcggTCCATAAGGCTTGAACTTGAGagtgtgcttgttgttgaaTATTCTTTTACTATGAGTGTGCTTGTTGTGTCTATATCTTTGATATAGTATATATCTTGTGAGAATTTTCTAAACATGGTTGGATACTGTTCTCAACTTCTCATGTTCGTTTCCCTGACAACAGGCATTCCAAAGGGACTCTCCCCTTGCTGTTGATTTGTCAACTGCCATCCTTCAACTCTCTGAGAGTGGGGACCTGCAAAGGATTCATGACAAATGGCTTAATAAAAAGGAGTGTGCAACCGTTGATGCTAATTCAAACAAACTAGCTCTGACAAGCTTCTGGGGCCTCTTTCTTATATGTGGCATTGCTTGTGTCATTGCcctgattattttttttgctagaATCTTCTGTCAATACAACAAATTCAGCCCCGAGCCTGAGAAGACCGACAAGGAAATGCAACCAGTCAGGTCTAGACGTCCTAGCAGAACTCGTAGCCTCAAGAAGTTGATGGTATTTGTAGATAGAAGAGAAGCAGATATCAAAGAGATACTtagggaaaacaaaaaaaggagacACAGCATTGGATAAGCATTCTGTTTCATCAGCCACCTAGTTAACCAACCCctctacattttttttgttggtgcatcttttttgttttgatccTTTTGGCAACCTTAGTGATATAGTGTTGGCACAATTGCACAAATTAGTCCACACTAGTGAAGGTAAAATTCCTTCCTTCTTAGCAAGGAAACTGTGACAGCAAGAATGTCACCACAATAGtatttgaaaaaggaaaaaaataaatcatgctTTAGTTTGTACCTTTGCTTAGAAAAAGCTTGTGAAGAAAAAAACACCCTAACCGCTATTCACATCATTGCATATATGCTTTTCATTTTCCAAGCTTTTTGGTGGTCCTTTTTATGTTGAGTTTCATTATAATCATAAATATCTGCAAGGGTTTCAAGATCACCATGCTCAATGTAGCATACGGTGTTAATGCGCACGAATTGTTAAGTGACATTTATTCAAGTTTTAATGTGAGCTCGTGTTAGTTGTATGATGATTTTACTAGGGTAGCTTGGTTTATACTGACCCTTGTATTTAGTGATGCAAATTTCtcgtaaaaaatgaaaagaaagtagCAAATTCAAGCTTGATATGATCCTATGCGATCATTACAAGTATTCTTAGATGCCCTTCATCTTTGTTATttaaagattttgttttaatatgaaaaaaaaaatgaacaagagTTAGATTGtcaacataatttttatattcacgaatc
Above is a window of Glycine soja cultivar W05 chromosome 12, ASM419377v2, whole genome shotgun sequence DNA encoding:
- the LOC114378127 gene encoding glutamate receptor 3.4-like isoform X1, with protein sequence MVMGRTLFILVLCLWIPLEVVGRKEPFYSPTTVNSTVSSRPKVVKFGALFNMDSVIGRSALPAIMAAVKDVNSSTSILPGIDLQVILHDTNCSAFLGTMEALQLMENDVVAVVGPVSSGIAHVISHVVNELHVPLLSFGATDPTLSALQYPYFVRTTQNDYFQMYAIADFVDYYRWKKVIAIYVDDDNGRNGVSVLGDAMSKKRAKISYKAAFPPEAKESDISDLLNEVNLMESRVYVLHVNPDHGLAIFSIAKRLRMMDSGYVWIATDWLPSVLDSLDSPDTDTMDLLQGVVAFRHHIPDTDLKKSFLSRLKSQRDNETVSFNSYALYAYDSVWLAARALDAYLNEGGNVSFSSDPKLRDTNGSMLQLASLRTFDGGPQFLKTILGMNFTGLSGQVEFDMDKNLVHPAYDILNIGGSGSRRIGYWSNHSGLSVIAPEVLYEKKSSKTSLKSNQELYSVIWPGEATTTPRGWVFPNNGQPLRIAVPNRVSYTDFVSKSKNPPGVQGYCIDVFEAALKLLNYPVPRQYILFGNGERNPSYNELVEQVAQNNFDAVVGDVTIVTNRTRIVDFTQPFMPSGLVVVVPVEEKKSSPWSFLEPFTAQMWLVTGAFFLFVGTAVWILEHRHNPEFRGSPRKQLITVFWFSFSTMFFSHRENTVSGLGRLVLIIWLFVVLIINSSYTASLTSILTVQQLSSQIEGIDSLISSTQPIGIQDGSFARKYLIDDLNIAESRIVTLKNMEDYIDALQRGPKAGGVVAVVDELPYIEVLMSRTDCKFTTVGQEFTKSGWGFAFQRDSPLAVDLSTAILQLSESGDLQRIHDKWLNKKECATVDANSNKLALTSFWGLFLICGIACVIALIIFFARIFCQYNKFSPEPEKTDKEMQPVRSRRPSRTRSLKKLMVFVDRREADIKEILRENKKRRHSIG
- the LOC114378127 gene encoding glutamate receptor 3.4-like isoform X2: MENDVVAVVGPVSSGIAHVISHVVNELHVPLLSFGATDPTLSALQYPYFVRTTQNDYFQMYAIADFVDYYRWKKVIAIYVDDDNGRNGVSVLGDAMSKKRAKISYKAAFPPEAKESDISDLLNEVNLMESRVYVLHVNPDHGLAIFSIAKRLRMMDSGYVWIATDWLPSVLDSLDSPDTDTMDLLQGVVAFRHHIPDTDLKKSFLSRLKSQRDNETVSFNSYALYAYDSVWLAARALDAYLNEGGNVSFSSDPKLRDTNGSMLQLASLRTFDGGPQFLKTILGMNFTGLSGQVEFDMDKNLVHPAYDILNIGGSGSRRIGYWSNHSGLSVIAPEVLYEKKSSKTSLKSNQELYSVIWPGEATTTPRGWVFPNNGQPLRIAVPNRVSYTDFVSKSKNPPGVQGYCIDVFEAALKLLNYPVPRQYILFGNGERNPSYNELVEQVAQNNFDAVVGDVTIVTNRTRIVDFTQPFMPSGLVVVVPVEEKKSSPWSFLEPFTAQMWLVTGAFFLFVGTAVWILEHRHNPEFRGSPRKQLITVFWFSFSTMFFSHRENTVSGLGRLVLIIWLFVVLIINSSYTASLTSILTVQQLSSQIEGIDSLISSTQPIGIQDGSFARKYLIDDLNIAESRIVTLKNMEDYIDALQRGPKAGGVVAVVDELPYIEVLMSRTDCKFTTVGQEFTKSGWGFAFQRDSPLAVDLSTAILQLSESGDLQRIHDKWLNKKECATVDANSNKLALTSFWGLFLICGIACVIALIIFFARIFCQYNKFSPEPEKTDKEMQPVRSRRPSRTRSLKKLMVFVDRREADIKEILRENKKRRHSIG